A genomic region of Paramormyrops kingsleyae isolate MSU_618 chromosome 19, PKINGS_0.4, whole genome shotgun sequence contains the following coding sequences:
- the ezrb gene encoding ezrin b — translation MPKPVNVRVTTMDAELEFAIQPSTTGKQLFDQVVKTIGLREVWYFGLQYMDSKGYHTWLKLDKKVASQDVKKENPLQFKFRAKFFPEDVSEELIQDITQKLFFMQVKEAILTDEIYCPPETAVLLASYAVQAKHGDFAKDVHRAGYLTSDRLLPQRVLEQHKLSREQWEERIQVWHEEHRGMLKEDAMLEYLKIAQDLEMYGVNYFDIKNKKGTELWLGVDALGLNIYEKEDRLTPKIGFPWSEIRNISFNDKKFIIKPIDKKAPDFLFYAPRLRINKRILQLCMGNHELYMRRRKPDTIEVQQMKAQARDEKHHKQMERAQLENEKKKREAIEREKEQMEREKQELMMRLYHIEEKTKKAERELHEQMQRAIQLEEERRRAEDDAMRLEVDRQAALMAKEELARQAEDQLKSQEQLAAELAEHTARIALLEEAKRRKEVEANTWQLKAEEAQKDLEKTKEELHGVMMAPPPPPPPPVYELMDDNEQEDGEESNSSYSAEFQNEGINDHRKEEDRLTEAEKNERVQKQLQALTSELAQARDESKKTQNDLLHTENVRAGRDKYKTLRQIRQGNTKQRIDEFEAL, via the exons ATGCCAAAGCCG GTCAATGTCCGCGTCACCACCATGGACGCTGAGCTGGAGTTTGCCATCCAGCCCAGCACCACGGGGAAGCAGCTCTTCGACCAG GTGGTCAAGACCATCGGTCTGCGGGAGGTTTGGTACTTTGGCCTTCAGTACATGGACAGCAAGGGATATCACACCTGGCTGAAACTCGATAAAAAA GTGGCATCCCAGGACGTGAAGAAGGAGAACCCACTGCAGTTCAAATTCCGGGCCAAGTTCTTCCCAGAAGACGTGTCCGAGGAGCTGATCCAGGACATCACGCAGAAGCTGTTCTTCATGCAGGTGAAGGAGGCCATCCTGACCGACGAGATCTACTGTCCCCCGGAGACGGCCGTGCTGCTTGCCTCCTACGCCGTCCAGGCCAAGCACGGGGACTTCGCCAAAGACGTGCACCGCGCCGGATACCTCACTTCTGACCGCCTGCTGCCCCAGCG TGTGCTGGAGCAACACAAACTCTCCCGAGAGCAGTGGGAGGAGCGGATCCAGGTGTGGCACGAGGAGCACCGCGGCATGCTGAA GGAGGACGCCATGCTGGAGTACCTGAAGATAGCGCAGGACCTGGAGATGTACGGCGTCAACTACTTTGACATCAAGAACAAGAAGGGCACCGAGCTGTGGCTGGGCGTGGACGCCCTGGGGCTCAACATCTATGAGAAGGAGGACAG ACTGACTCCGAAGATTGGATTTCCCTGGAGTGAAATCAGGAACATCTCCTTCAACGACAAGAAGTTCATCATAAAGCCCATCGACAAAAAGGCTCCG gacttCTTGTTCTATGCCCCCCGACTGCGCATCAACAAGCGCATCCTGCAGTTATGCATGGGCAACCACGAGCTGTACATGCGACGCCGCAAACCCGACACCATCGAGGTGCAGCAGATGAAGGCGCAGGCCCGTGATGAGAAGCACCACAAGCAGATGGAGAG AGCCCAGCTGGAAaatgagaagaagaagagggAGGCCATCGAGCGGGAGAAGGAGCAGATGGAAAGAGAGAAACAGGAGCTGATGATGAGGCTGTACCACATCGAGGAGAAGACCAAGAAGGCCGAGAGAG AACTGCATGAGCAGATGCAACGCGCCattcagctggaggaggagcgcCGGCGGGCAGAGGACGACGCCATGCGCCTGGAAGTGGATCGCCAGGCCGCGCTGATGGCTAAGGAGGAGCTGGCCAGGCAGGCTGAGGACCAGCTGAAGAGCCAGGAGCAGCTG GCTGCGGAGCTGGCGGAGCACACAGCACGGATCGCCCTGCTGGAGGAGGCTAAACGCCGTAAGGAGGTGGAGGCCAACACGTGGCAGCTCAAG GCCGAAGAAGCTCAGAAGGACCTGGAAAAGACCAAGGAGGAGCTCCATGGGGTGATgatggcccctccccctcctccaccGCCCCCCGTCTACGAACTCATGGACGACAACGAGCAGGAGGACGGTGAGGAGAGCAACAGCAGCTACAGTGCGGAGTTCCAGAATGAGGGCATCAATGATCACCGCAAGGAGGAGGACCGCCTCACCGAGGCTGAGAAGAACGAGCGCGTGCAGAAGCAGCTGCAG GCTCTGACCTCCGAACTGGCCCAGGCCCGTGACGAGAGCAAGAAGACCCAGAATGACCTGCTGCACACGGAGAACGTGCGTGCTGGCCGCGACAAGTACAAGACGCTGCGGCAGATCCGTCAGGGCAACACCAAGCAGCGGATCGACGAGTTTGAGGCCTTGTAA